GCGGATCTATCAGTTCTACATCTACCCATTCCCCTTGAGTTTCATCCCATTCTCTAACTGTGCGGCTATAGCCTGTATCATCAATAATCGATCGCGCTAAACTCTCGGTAATCTCATCTACTGTCTTTAAAGCAATGCGTTCTCTACCAGGTTCGCCGTGAATCCCAATACCAATTTCTAATTCGCGATCGCCTAATGTAAATGTTGGTGTACCTTTAGCTGGTACTGTGCAGGAAGTTAAGGCTATTCCCATACTTCGTCCATGCAAATTTACCCGACGACATAAATCTGCTATTTGCGGCAAATCATAACCCGCTTCAGCGGCTGCACCACAAATTTTCTCTGCCAATACAGTTGTGCCTACACCCCGCCTTCCCTGAGTATAGAGGCTGTCTTTCACTGCCACATCATCATCAATCAAGATATTCAGCACGCGAATACCTTCACTTTGAGCTAATTCTGTCGCCATCTCAAAGTTCATCACATCGCCACTGTAGTTTTTGACGATATAAAGGATACCAGCCCCACCATTAACTTGCTGGGCAGCTGCGAGCATTTGGTCGGGGGTAGGCGAAGTGAAAACCTCTCCCGGACAAGCCGCATCCAGCATTCCTCTGCCAACGAAACCAGCGTGCATCGGTTCATGTCCGCTACCTCCACCAGAAATAATTGCTACCTTTCCTTGTACGGGTGCATCGACTCGGTAAACAAAAGTGGGGTCGTAACTTACTCGAATTAAATCGCCATGAGCCGCCGCCATACCTGCTAAACTTTCTTTAACAAAATCTTCTGGCTTGTTAATCAGCTTTTTCATC
The genomic region above belongs to Calothrix sp. NIES-2098 and contains:
- a CDS encoding dihydroxyacetone kinase subunit DhaK, which encodes MKKLINKPEDFVKESLAGMAAAHGDLIRVSYDPTFVYRVDAPVQGKVAIISGGGSGHEPMHAGFVGRGMLDAACPGEVFTSPTPDQMLAAAQQVNGGAGILYIVKNYSGDVMNFEMATELAQSEGIRVLNILIDDDVAVKDSLYTQGRRGVGTTVLAEKICGAAAEAGYDLPQIADLCRRVNLHGRSMGIALTSCTVPAKGTPTFTLGDRELEIGIGIHGEPGRERIALKTVDEITESLARSIIDDTGYSRTVREWDETQGEWVDVELIDPPLKAGDRVLAFVNSMGGTPISELYLVYRKLAQICEQQGLQIVRNLIGPYITSLEMQGCSITLLKLDDEMLRLWDTPVKTPNLRWGF